In Thermodesulfitimonas autotrophica, the following proteins share a genomic window:
- a CDS encoding DUF1292 domain-containing protein: MAEETGEIITLVDEEGEEHDFELLDVLEVDGAEYAILFPLGQDDAEVAEVIILKYSQDEEGNEILVDPEDEEWEKVADLWEEMQELGDDER; encoded by the coding sequence ATGGCTGAAGAAACGGGCGAAATCATCACGCTGGTCGATGAAGAAGGGGAAGAGCACGATTTCGAATTACTCGATGTCCTGGAGGTTGACGGAGCGGAGTACGCGATCCTCTTTCCTTTAGGGCAGGATGATGCGGAGGTTGCCGAGGTCATCATTTTAAAGTACAGCCAGGACGAGGAAGGCAACGAAATCCTGGTTGACCCAGAAGACGAGGAATGGGAAAAGGTCGCGGACCTCTGGGAAGAGATGCAGGAATTAGGTGATGACGAAAGGTAG
- the ruvX gene encoding Holliday junction resolvase RuvX, with the protein MRFLGLDVGDRTIGVALSDPLGITAQGLTVLERGSINDDVAKILSLVAAHDVCEVVVGLPRSLNGRVGPQARKVLEFAARLEKEGLAVKLWDERFSTRAAERHLIAADVRREKRRRVIDKLAAVLILQNYLDHRRLTDPGRA; encoded by the coding sequence TTGATGTGGGGGACCGGACGATAGGTGTTGCGCTAAGCGACCCCTTAGGCATCACGGCCCAGGGGTTAACGGTCTTAGAGCGGGGAAGTATAAATGATGATGTGGCAAAAATCCTTTCGCTGGTGGCGGCGCACGACGTTTGCGAGGTGGTTGTCGGGCTACCGCGTTCCCTCAACGGGAGGGTAGGCCCGCAGGCCAGGAAGGTCTTAGAGTTCGCGGCCCGGCTGGAAAAAGAAGGGTTGGCAGTGAAGCTGTGGGACGAGCGTTTTTCTACGCGGGCTGCGGAACGCCACTTGATCGCGGCGGACGTGCGGCGGGAAAAGCGGCGCCGGGTGATCGATAAGCTCGCCGCCGTCTTGATCCTGCAGAATTACCTTGACCACCGGCGGCTGACCGATCCCGGCAGGGCTTGA